The sequence TCCAGCTCTTTTAGCGCGAAGGGTGCCTAAAAGTCAAATTAGTTTTTTCTCAATATTTCGAATGTAAATAAAAGTCACCAAAGTATTATAAACTAATGCATTCGGTTACAAAGACTCACTTTTTAGGTTAAAGAATACAAAATACCTTTTTTATTATTCTGCCACAGTCTTTTCAGTCTTCCATTGATAATGCTTACAGATCGCAAATTGTGAAGAGTAATCAATGGAGGGATGTTTTTGGGTGTTTTACCAGAAAGATTCAGTTGAAACAATAGTAAAGCGGTTGAAGTGTCATCCATTTCGCTTGATTTCCCTATAAAGTATTTAACATGGCAACCCATGGATGGGTCCATAAAAGAATGCACACACCTAACTTTGGGTTGAGTGAGAATGCTTTCGAATGCCTTTGATACCTGTCATTAGGGAAGTAGTTGAGATTTATACTGTAGCAAAATAATCAAAATTtcaaatataaaattagaaacataGTTTAATACTTTTAGTTTTATTTAGTTGTCATAGGAGATCAGCGAAGActaaaaatcattttttaaatatttttcagtTAGTTAAGTTGTCCATAGTGAAAGGGTGAAGTATTTTCAAAGTCAATGATGTCAAGCCTACTTTCAATGTAGAACCCACCTCCTTGAGGAGTTGATCTTGAAAAGAGGAGATTGTACTCAAAGCATTTTTTTGTCAAGTCTAATGCCATCTGTCAAAAAGGTGAAGCCCTCAATTTGTGAGGAAATAAAATCAAAGCCCTTCATTTGTAAGGTTGTTAAGGAGAAAAAGAAAGGCTATcacaaatgaaaaaagaagaaGTTGATTTGTATTAAGAAGATCACAGATTTtgtaaatttcaaaatttaatcaAACCCACCAACATGAATTTGTGTGAGGAAATTATCTCTCAACCTTAGAAAAGGTTATagtattttgtcaaaaaaattgagTTCTATAGAAGGAGAGAAAATGTGGACATTGTAAAATGGAATAAAAAAGAAAATCACTACACCATGGTAGAAGAGAAGCTTGCACAagttgaaagaagaaatgaaaTCAGCCATAGATGTTATGAAGGGAAGATCTAGAGATCATCTATCGTTATTATTGTGGTAAAATCATTACTGGTTGATATTAAGGTGGAAATTATTGGAATATTTAGTAATTCCTTCCACTTGCATATTTTTTATGCTTttagtttttttagttttatttagcACATGAGTATGGAGGAAAAACTATTTTAGTCTTATGCTTTATTTCTAATAATGCAATTTATGCAATTTATCTAGGACCTTTATATATTGAGGCAATTGTTATTCATTCATTATCCTTGATCATCTAATCAAGAAGCTCTTGGaatctcttgaatcaatagaaTAGTTTATTTGTGTTGCAATTTAATATTTCTCTCATCTGGTATAGATTGGGTTTGAGAAAGTTTTCTAGATTCAAGAATTTGAAAAAACAAGAGAATGTGGATTGAAGAAACAATTAGAatactaaagaaattattagatctAGCCATAGCAAAGACAACTGAAGAAGAAACCCATAGGAAgtcaagaagaagcaatctatAAAAAGACACCAAAATAAAGCACAAATATTTGACATTATTACATTCAAGATTTGATTCAAGATGGGCAAATGGAGTTATAGTTTTGTCTTTCATCTAAACAAATTTCTGATATCTTCATCAATTTTCTTCCAACCATAAATTTTATTGCTTTAAAATCAATTAGGACTCACCTCTATTGATCattcaaaagagattgaagattaaaaTGAAAAATGATCCCCTGAAAGATgagtcattttttttttgtttttcagttttTTGATTTACTGAAACGGCACTTCATAAACTGCCACATGAGCTTTTTTGGGTATTATTACCACCGCTATGTATGCAGTGAAACAGCACTTCATAAACTGCTACATGAGCTTTTTTGGGTATTGTTACCACTGCTATGTATGCAGTGAAGAAAACTGTTcgtttttttctgttttttttgggttgttttatcAACAAATCAGCATTGTTTTAACTTTTaaatttttgcttttttgttttatCTTATTCTTAGAAAAATAATTGTTGATAAAATAATTCTCTATCATTGTAATTTACACATTCAAGTTTTCAATGAAATAAGATTTCCATTCAATTTAGTTTAGAGCAGATTGAGCTTTTATTTACTTTCAGTATTTGTGAGTGTTTTTAAATTTATAATCTTTCAGAGTAGTTATTTGGACAAAAAACATACCAAAGATTCGAGGTGTTGAGAACTCCACAGGCGACGGGATGCTCATCTTTTGCTATTTCTCTTCCCAAGTCCTGCAGCTGGTCATGCATTCTCAACACAGAAATTTCTTCTCTGAAATCTTCAAACAGATCCTCGgaatcttcaaagaaattttcgAGGTGACTCTCGAATCGTCTACTGAGTTTATAATCTTCTATTTCGCCAACTACGCATTTATCTTTGAGTCTTCCCAGTGCATGTTGAGCGCTCCTTCCTGATATCTACCACACTCTGATGGCGTCTTCCTTCAGTTCTCCTATGAAAAAACATGCCACATCCATGAAAATTTGTTTTTCTTCATTGTCCAACGAGTCAATGCTTATTTTTAATCTCTTGTGTATGCCTTGAGGCACCGTCTCTTTTACTTTTTCCAATTCTAACTCCGAAAACTTCTGATCTTTGCCATAAACATGACTGCCCAGAACCTGAAGAGACAGCAGTAAGCCGCCACACAGGTCTACGAAGCGGTCAACTAGCTCCTCTTTTTCACTTGACGGATAAGATTGATGAAAAGCATGCCAGCAAAATAGCTCTTTGGCGTCATCTGTATCCATTACTTTCAAATTATAATAAACCATAATTCCTGTGTTTCTGAGCACTTGTACATTACGAGTTGTAACAATTACCAGAGTATTGCCAGATTTATTCAGTATATCGGTGACCAAGAAGGCATTTAAGTGTTCCAGGTTATCAATATCGTCTAGAACAATTAGGAAGCTCAAAATGTCGCTCAGTCCGATACGATCGCTGAGAATACTTGTGTCTTCCTCTACGCTTAAAAAGCTTAGATGATCATTTTCGTCAAAGAGGTCTGTGAGGAGCTTCATTTGCAAAGAAGGCAGTTTCCTTTCCACAGATGCTTGCCGAACATCAAACAGAAAACAGGAGCGACTATAATCTGAACGCTTTCTGTTGAACAAATCCTTGGAGAGAGTGGTTTTTCCCACTCCACCCATGCcagaaataccaacaatcttagACTTCCCTTCTCCTTGTTTGTTCATATTGCACTGCTTTTCAAAATATTCTACAAGCTTATGAAGTCCTACTGGATATTTGGCAACTATAAATGGcctcttcttttctacttcctttcgCACTACCGACACTTTGTTCTTGCAGTCACCGTAACTTTATAAACAGAAGAAGAATTGAATGAG is a genomic window of Cryptomeria japonica chromosome 7, Sugi_1.0, whole genome shotgun sequence containing:
- the LOC131856418 gene encoding disease resistance protein Roq1-like is translated as MGSSSSHSQHNVEHHDSSVASSSLSHKPAEDCTAFSGIEPPHERRNVSESSRLDDVFINHRGPDVKNTLALQLYNSLQNLKIRAFLDSEEKELGDPFPSTIERAINSAAVHIAIFSKGYAESPWCLAELALMLRKKGVYANAFNQYRQKPRHRDKLDEWKKALQSIFVIAGEELNCYGDCKNKVSVVRKEVEKKRPFIVAKYPVGLHKLVEYFEKQCNMNKQGEGKSKIVGISGMGGVGKTTLSKDLFNRKRSDYSRSCFLFDVRQASVERKLPSLQMKLLTDLFDENDHLSFLSVEEDTSILSDRIGLSDILSFLIVLDDIDNLEHLNAFLVTDILNKSGNTLVIVTTRNVQVLRNTGIMVYYNLKVMDTDDAKELFCWHAFHQSYPSSEKEELVDRFVDLCGGLLLSLQVLGSHVYGKDQKFSELELEKVKETVPQGIHKRLKISIDSLDNEEKQIFMDVACFFIGELKEDAIRVCRRFESHLENFFEDSEDLFEDFREEISVLRMHDQLQDLGREIAKDEHPVACGVLNTSNLWHLKRVIGITDLQNRMELEIIKCWESIVRHLLEKTRYFNFPNLQSLTVSHLQKLVELNISGCTEIEELSLVQLSCLEKIRISGCPNLKSVSVAGMADLRKLVELQIEECPKLEEISFVQLTCLQKIRISGCPDLKSVTGMFDLKKLVEF